The genomic DNA GTGCAGCAATATTACGATTCTGCAGCGTTCCAATACAGTACTGCAAGGGAATATTCAGGACATCAAGAAGCGCTATCCGCGCGAGGAGGTTCTTCTTCATACGACGGGAACGGTTACCGGCCTGGAGGCCATTCCGGGGGTAGTGCGGGTTGAACACCGCGAGCGCGGCTATTCTATCCGGATTTCCGATGTAGCGGCCGCGCAGGACATTCTGCGCCGGGCCATGGAAGAGAGCACAGTTGAGCATTTTGAAATCAAGGAACCGACGTTGAATCAAATCTTTATTAAAGAGGTAGGTGAGTCGCATGAATAAGCTGCTGCCGATCATTAATTTTACCTTTGCCAATAAGGTCAAGACGAAATCATTCGTCGTTACTACCGTCATTTTTGCCCTGCTGCTATCCATCGGTATTCATGTGCCGTATCTGATTCAATTGTTCTCGGGAAACGAGGGCGGTACAAGTTCCCAAATTGGCCTTGTCTATGGCAACCAGCCTGAAATTGCAGCGTCGCTGGAGGCGTTTATCGACAAGCAGCCGGATGGCAAAATCAAGCTCGTGAAATACGAGCAAGCGAATGATCAGGCGCTCATGCACGATATGGAGAACGGAACGATCAAGGGATACCTGGAGTTCGGCGAGGCTGAAGGGCTGCAATTTCCGAAGGTTATGTACACCTCCAAGAAGAACAGCATGGATTTAACGCTTCAGTCGACGCTCCAGCCCGCACTGGAGAACGTGAAAATGCAATACGTCACTCGTGGAAGCTCCCTAACCGAGGAGCAAATCGCGGCGATAAGCGCTCCCGTAATCATCGAAGAGCTGAAGGCCGAACAGGCCGCAGGAACGGGCAGTGCTGCCGATGCAAATGAAGGCTCTAAGCCGGCGGCGATCAATTACGTTATTGTATACGGCCTGATCGTTCTGTTCTTCATGACCAATATGATGACCGGCAACATGATTGCCGCAGAGGTAACTTCGGAGAAAAGCTCGCGGATCATGGAGATTCTGGTAACGAGCGTTTCACCGCTGACGCAAATGTTCGGCAAAATTCTAGGCATGTTCCTGGTCGGCCTGCTGCAGATCGCCATCTTCATCGCCGTAGTTGCCATCAACCTTGCATTGCCATACAATCAGGCATCCTTGGCCGAGTTGAATTTGGATTTATCGCAAATGGATCTATCCATTTTGCTTGTTGGTCTTATCTTCTATATTCTGGGCTATTTCCTCTATGCGACTTTGTACGCAGCGGTCGGCTCCATTGTCAGCCGCACGGAGGATCTTGGCCAGGCGGTGATGCCGATCACGATGCTTTCTCTGGCAGCATTCTATGTGGCGATGTTTAGCTTATCGTCTCCGAATTCCCTTCTGCTCAAGGTGTGCTCTTACATCCCGTTCGTGTCTCCGGTCACGATCCTGCTGCGGTATGGCGCAGGGGATGCAACGCTGCTGGAGGTAGGGCTGTCTCTGCTGATCCTTATTGTCGCTATCGTCTTCTTCAGCTGGCTGGCCGCCAAGATTTACCGCACGGGAGTCCTGCTGTACGGCAAGCGTCCGACGATGAAGGAGCTGCGCAAAGCGATGAAGGCGTACAAGATTTAACTCCGTGTGAATTTCAAAAATATCATTGTAACAAAGGAGAAGATGAACATGAAAAATTGGAAACGATCGCTCTTATCCCTCTTTATTTCTGTAGGCTTGCTTGCCACAGCGGCCCCGGCTATGGCTGCTCCACAGCCAGCTTCGGTCAAGATCAACAACCAAAACGTTGAATTCGCAACGAATGCGCCTATTGTTGATCACGGAACAACGCTGGTACCGCTGAAATCAACGCTGCAAGCGATGAATGTGGAGCTAAGCGATGTACAGGATGATACGATTCATGTCGTGATTGACGGCAAGGAGATTGCGCTGAACAGCAAGACAGAGCTGATTAACGGCGAGACGTACGCTCCGATTAGAATCGTTGGCGAAGCGGCAGGCTACAAGGTGCATTGGAATCAGCAATCCCGCACAGTGTTTCTTATCTCCGAAGCTACGGGGGAAGGTGCCCGCGGCTTCATGTGGGAAGTCAAACATGGCGGCAATACGGTCTATCTGGTAGGATCGATGCATATTGCGGACGACAGCTTTTATCCGCTGCGTTCGGAATTCGAGGATGCTTTTGCCGAAGCGGATTATTTGGGGGTAGAAATTGACCTTAGCAAGGCTGCTGATGAAGCCAATCAGAAGCTGATCCTGGATATGGGGATGTATCAGGACGGTACGACTTTGAAGGATCATGTGTCCAAGGAGACATATGCGAAGCTTGAGGATATTTTGCAGCAAAACGGCCTGGAGCCAAACGCCTTTGATGTCTTCAAGCCATGGGTCGTCGAGAGTACCATCAGCACGCTTAAATCGATGCAGTCAGGTTATGAAGCCTCTGCCGGAATCGACCTGTATTTCATCCAGAAAGCCATAGAACGCAAGCTGCCGGTGTTGGAACTGGAAACCTACGAGTCCCAACTGAGCATGCTCGACGGGTTCTCCAGCGAATTGCAGGAGAAAAACCTAAATACCGCCTTGGACAACTTCGATGTTTCGGCTGAACTTGTGGACGATATGGCCGCTATGTGGAAATCAGGGGATGATCAGAAACTGCTTGAGTTCACCGAGAGCATGATCGAGGATCCGGAGTATTACAAAGCGATGCTGACCGACCGGAATATCGTTATGGCCGATAAAATCGATGGATACCTGAAAAGCGACAAGAAAGCGGAATATTTCATTGTGGTTGGCGCAGCGCATTTCGCCGGCAAAGACGGCATCGTTCAGCTGTTGCAGGATAAAGGCTATTCCGTCGTTCGCAAATGAGGGTTCGGATAATCTTGCCAAGGTTACTAAGGTAAGTTATAGTGGGAGTAACTGAATATGGAGTGCGGGTGCTGGATAAAGTCCGGCTGAGATTGGAACCTGATGTTCCTGACCGTTAATCTGATCCAGGTAATGCTGGCGTAGAGAACATATCGAATTTAAAGCCATTCGTGTATTCTCGAATGGCTTTTTTGTGTCTTGCAGCCGGTAAATACAAAACGGAGGTAGAGTTGGCAGATGAGAGAGTTTCGTTTGTACGCTATTACCGATGAAAGAAGCCATCCCGGCAGGGAGCTTGCCGAAGTGATGGAGGAGGCTATTCTTGGCGGTGCAGATATCGTGCAGCTTCGGGACAAGCACAGCGAGCGGGCGGCTGTGCTGGAGAAGGCGAAGCGGCTTCGCGAATTGACACGCCGGTATGACGTTCCGTTAATCATCAACGATTATATCGATATTGCGCTTGAGGTGGATGCGGACGGCATTCATCTGGGCCAGGGCGACACACCGCTTCCCGTGGCCAGGGAGCTGGTCGGCGGGAAAATCATCGGCATTTCCACGCATGCGATCGAGGAAGCGCTGCTGGCAGAGCAGCAGGGAGCAGACTATATCGGCGTTGGTCCCATATACCCGACGGCTACGAAGGCGGATGCAACGCCGGTGACGCTCTCCTATGTCCGTGAGGTGGCGGAGAAAATCCGGATTCCGTTCGTGGCGATTGGCGGCATCAAGCTGCACAATGCGGATGAAGTGATCGCTGCCGGGGCAACGAGAATTTGCGCGGTGACCGAAATTGTAGGCAGTCCGGACGTAAAGGGGACATGCGAGGCCTTTATTCGCAAACTGGAGCAAGGGGGAGCGCATCATGGAAAATACGCAAATCGTTGAGTTGAAGGTGAATGGCGTTAAGCACAGCTTGCAGGCGGGAACTGTTCAGGATGTGATCGCCCATTTCGGCTTGACGGGCAAGCCGGTTATCGTGGAAGCGGACGGTGTGATTTTGACCCCCGAGCAGTGGGCGGATACCACGGTGTCTGCAGGGATGGTCATCGAGCTGGTTCATTTTGTGGGAGGGGGTTAAACGGATGCGGGACGATGTTTTGCGTATCGGCGGTCGCTCGCTGTCGTCGCGTTTTTTTATTGGCACAGGGCTGTTTCCCAACCCGTTCGTGCAGAAGGAAGCGATCCAAGCTTCCGGGGCGGAAGTGCTTACATTTGCTATTCGGCGCATTAATCTCGACGCGGTAGAGGATGATTCCATATTGCAGCATATCGAGGATGGCGCCTTTCAATATTTGCCGAACACATCAGGCGCAAGCACGGCCGAGGAAGCGGTCCGGATTGCGCGGCTTGCCAGAGCCTCCGGCCTCAGCGATTGGATCAAGGTTGAGATCAGCGCGGACGCGAAGACGTTGCTGCCCGACCCGATTGAGACGCTTAGGGCAACGGAAATGCTGGTCAAAGAAGGATTTACGGTGCTTCCTTATATTTCGGACGATCCGGTCATCTGCCGCCGGCTTGAAGAAGCCGGGGCTGCTGCGATCATGCCGGGAGCAGCGCCGATCGGCACGGGGCTCGGCATATTGAATCCTTACAATTTAGGCCTGATTGTAGAGGAAGCGGGCGTGCCCGTTATCGTGGATGCCGGGCTTGGGACGGCCAGTGACGTCACGAAGGCGATGGAACTGGGCGTAGACGGGGTGCTTATGAACACTCCGGTAGCCAAGGCGAAGGATCCGGTCATGATGGCAACCGCCATGAAGCACGCGATAGAGGCGGGACGGCTTGCTTATTTATCCGGACGAATTGCCCGGAAGAAGTACGCTTCCGCGAGCAGTGGCCTGGAACAGTTTATTTTGAAATAGCCCTATGAAAAATGGCGCTTGGGAGCGATAGCATGATGCAGAATATTGTTATTATGGGCGGCGGCGTTATCGGATTGTCCTGCGCCTTTGAATTGCGGAAGCGGGGGCATAACATAACTCTGCTGGAAATCGGCAAATGCGGCGGTCAAGCCTCGGGAGCAGCCGCCGGTATGCTGGCGCCATACTCCGAAAACCTGGAGGAGCCGGACGAATTCTTTCGACTATGCCTGGACAGCCTGCGGCTGTATCCCACATGGCAAGCGGAGATCAGTCAGATGTCGGGAGAAGCCTTTGAATATGCCAACTCTGGTAGCCTTTATGCGGTATACCATGAAGCGGATATTTTGGCCTTGGAGGGCAGGCTGCTCTGGCAGCGGGAATTCGGTTCCTCCGGGCGGATTGTCGAAGGGGAGGAGCTTCGGCGGATCGAGCCGGGGATCTCCAGCGAAGTCAAGGCGGGACTATATACACCGGAGGAGAGCCATATTTATGCGCCGCATTATGTGCAGGCGTTAGAGCACGTTTGCCGGAATATGGGCGTCCGTATTTTCGAGCATTTGGAGAGCGTGGACATTGTCGATTGGCTGCCAGGCCCTGGTAAAATGCCGGAGCAAACGCAAGCACCACTGGCACTGGGTCAAGGACAGCTGTTCGGTCTGCTGCAGGAGCAGCCGCAGTCTCTGCGCCGCGAGATCGTCTTGCAGTCCAAGGATGGCCGAAAATTCCCGGCAGATCGCTTAATTGTATGCTCCGGCGCTTGGGCCCAGGAACTTTCCGGAACGATTGCGCTTCCCCTTCCGATTTATCCGATCCGCGGGCAAATATGCGCTTACGATAACGCTCGGCATACGGTGAGGGGTATGGTGTTCAACAATCAAGGATACGTGGTCGCCAAAAATAACGGTACCGTCGTATGCGGCGCATCCGAGGATATTGCTGGATTCGATACTTCGGTAACGGAGAAGGGCATCGAGCGGCTGCGCAAATGGAATAAACGGCTGTTTCCTTCTCTGGAAGGGGAAATCCCCTTTCACCAATGGGCCGGACTGCGCCCTTCCACCCAGGATGGCCGTCCTTTGCTGGGGGCCCTCGAAGCTTCGGACCAGATCGTGTTTGCGGCTGGCCATTATCGCAACGGGATTTTGCTCAGCCCGATTACGGCCAAAATCGTGGCGGATGTCATCGAAGGCCTGAAATTGCCCAGCTATTATCCGGCGTTTGCGCCGGAAAGATTCAATCATATGATGATGCGCTAGACGCAGCAATTAGAAAATCGGAAGCAATCGCAAGTGAAAAACCTCTTCTTGTGGGCGGCATCGCCTTTCGCAAGAAGAGGTTTTTTGTCCTGGCTATTATTACCGCCCCAAGCTTTTGACAATCTTTGTTGACAACGTAAAGATTCTGCTTTAAGATTTATACCCATAGGGGTATATGTACCATGTATGAAGCGATGAATCAAAATTAGGCTCGTGTGGAAAGTTCTTAAATGATGAAAGGGAGGAATCGAATTGTCTGAACCACAAGTGCAGAAGCTGCAAGTCGATAAAACGCTGGACTGTAAAGGACTTTCGTGTCCGATGCCCATAGTAAAAACCAAGAAGGCCATGGATGAGTTGAATCCTGGCCAAGTGATCGAGGTTCAGGCCACAGACCGCGGTTCGCTGGCGGATATTCAAGGCTGGGCCAAAAATACAGGTCATCAATATTTAGGCACGATTGAAGAGAATAACATTCTCAGGCATTATCTTCGCAGATCGCGTCCCGACGAGATCAAAGCGGAGCAGAAGCACCCCTATGTCGCTTCGAATGAAGATCTGCAGGTCAAAATCGCAGCGAAGGATGCCATCACGATTCTTGATGTGCGCGAGCCAGCGGAATATGCCTTCGGCCACATTCCCGGTGCGAGATCTATTCCGCTGGGAGAACTGGAGTTGCGTGCGGGCGAACTGAATCCGGACGAGGAAATCTATGTAGTGTGCCGGACCGGCAGCCGCAGCGACCTGGCTTGCCAACTGCTTGCCAGTAAAGGCTTCAAGCAGGTGAAGAATGTAACACCGGGGATGACAGATTGGAAAGGGACCTATGGAACAGGCAGTTGAGAAGTAACCCGCACCATTTTTTAAATTTAAATAAGACTACATTCATGGAGGTATTACGATGTCAACAAAAGTAGCCATCATTGCGAGCAACGGCGGTTTATTCGACGCGTACAAAGTATTCAATATTGCCACGGCTTCGGCGGCAACGGAAGCTGAGGTAGCCATCTTTTTCACGTTTGAAGGGCTCAACCTGATCCACAAGCAAGGGAATCAGCAATTGCCGCTGCCGGCCGGGAAAGAACATTTTGCCGAGGGCTTCAAGAATGCGAATGTTCCTTCTATTCCGGAGTTGGTCAGCATGGCCCAGGAACTGGGCGTGAAATTGATCGCCTGCCAGATGACGATGGATGTTATGAATCTGAAGAAAGAAGATTTTGTCGACGGTATTGAAGTCGGAGGGGCTGTAACGTTTCTCGATTTTGCGAAGGATGCAAATGTTTCTTTGTCCTTTTAATTAACGATCCATTTATCGAAAGGGGATAACTCGAATGTCAGCAACAATTTCACCATTGCAAACAATGACGGCCGGCGAGTTGACCCGGCGGATTCTGAACAAGGAGCCATTATTCATTCTCGATGTCCGCAACGATAGCGACGCAGCCGATTGGCAAATCGAAGGGGAGAGCATTGAGCTGATCAACATTCCTTATTTTGATTTGCTGGAAGGCGTGGACGCTGCTCTGGAACAGCTGCCGGAGGACAAAGACGTACTCGTCGTCTGTGCCAAGGAAGGTTCCTCCAAGTTCGTGGCGGAGCAGCTCGTGGAAGCGGGTAGAAGCCGTGTGTATTATTTGGAAGGCGGGATGAAGGCATGGAGCGAGCATTTGGAGCCCGTGCTGATCGGCAAGCTGCAGGATGGCGGCTCGTTGTACCAATTCGTCCGAATCGGCAAAGGCTGTCTGTCCTACATGGTCGTTTCTGCAGAGGAAGCCGCGGTGATTGATGCGGTAAGAATGACTGACATATACTCGGCCTTTGCCGCAGAGCAAGGTGCAGCGATCAAGTACGCGCTGGACACGCACCTGCATGCAGACCATATCTCTGGAGGCCGTAAGCTGGCGGAGCAATCGGGAGGAACGTACTGGCTTCCTCCAAAGGATGCGGGAGAAGTAACGTTTGATTACGAGCAGCTGGAGGAAGGAGAAGTCGTCACCGTGGGAAATACTAAAATCGAAATTCAGCCGGTATATTCCCCGGGACACACAATCGGCAGTACTTCCTTCATCATAGATAACCGGTATTTGCTGACCGGCGATATTCTGTTCGTCGAATCAATTGGACGCCCGGACTTAGCTGGCCAAGCAGAGGATTGGGTGGGGGATCTGTATACTACCTTGCATGAACGCTATAAATCGTTACCGGATGAATTGATCGTACTTCCTGCCCATTTTGGCAAGATAACGGAGCTGGGGGAGGGCGGAGCTGTCTCCGCGCGGCTCGGTGATCTCTATAAGCGCAATCCTGGCTTGCAAATTACTGCCGAAGCAGAATTCAGACGGATGGTTACCGAAAATTTACCACAGCACCCCAACTCCTATCAGGAAATCCGCCAGACCAATATGGGCAAAATACATCCGGATGAAGAGCAGCAGCGTGAAATGGAGATCGGTCCGAACCGCTGTGCCGTGCATGATAAATAACCCGCGAACCTGCGGAGAAGCGCGATGACCCAGTAACACGAAATTCATTCATTGATCATTAGGAGGTCATGAACCAGTGGAAAGCAACAAAAAAGTCGATACAACAGGATTGATGTGTCCTATGCCGATCGTAAAGGCGAAGAAAGCGTTAGATGAGCTGAATCCCGGCGAAATTATGGAAGTCATCTCTACGGACAAGGGCTCCCTGAATGATTTTCAGGCTTGGGTTAAGCAAACGAACCACGAACTGCTGAAGCATTCAGAGAAGGACGGCGTCTACACTTTTCTAGTGAAAAAAAATGAATAAAAATCAGCGAACACGGCTTTGTCCGCTGATTGCTTATTTCGAATCGTAGACGATGCGCACGCCGAGTGTGGCATAAGTCTCTTCTCTATAGTGGCCTTGTGGACAGTACTTCAGCACGCGCAGGCTATCCTGCCGGGATTGCATAGTCCGCTGGCATTGGGGACAGCGATCGGCGAAGAGGGCGCGAAGGGCTTTTAGCATATAACCTCACCTTTTTCATATAAGTTTACTTGGTTTTGAGTATAACTTGTTATTTTCAATTCGTACAGCCATAAATGTTGGGAGACAGCTTCGGTTAAGCGATTGGAAAGGAGGGAGCTATGGATTTTCTGTTATTCATCGTCATGCTAATGCTCGGTTTAATTGGTTCCTTCTTTTCGGGGCTGCTCGGAATAGGCGGAGCGATCGTTTCGTTTCCACTATTGCTTTTCGTTCCTTCGGCGTTTGGCGTTGCGAATTTTACGGGTCAGGAAGTCTCTTCGATCAGCATGTTTCAGGTGTTCTTTGCCTCGCTTGCCGGTGTGCTGACGTATCTCAAAAACAGCAAAAATCAAGCGGCCGTCATTCGTAAAGGCCTTGTTGTATATATGGGCGCCGGGATTTTGTTCGGGAGCCTTGCCGGAGGGCTTGTCTCCGGATACCTGGACGGCAGGATCATCAACATTATTTACGGGGTGCTGGCCATCATTGCGGTTATCCTGATGCTGATCCCAAGCAAAGGCAAAGAAGGGGAAGCAACTGGCCAGCCTATTGTATTTAATCGGGCGTTCGCTGTTATTATATCGTTTCTGGTCGGCATCGTCTCGGGAATCGTTGGCGCCGGCGGCGCATTTATTCTAATCCCTGTCATGCTGACGGTCATGAAGATTCCGACCCGCATTACAATTGCTTCTTCCTTGGCAATTGTGTTCATTTCAGCCGTCGGCGGTGTAGCCGGCAAATTGACTACAGCGGCGATCCCCTGGGAGGCTACGCTGATCACCGTCATCGGCAGCCTGCTTGGCGCGCCGTTTGGTTCATGGCTCAGCGCGAGAATGAACGTCAAATATTTGCGGTATGGGCTTATTGTTTTAATCGCATTGACCGCCATTAAGGTGTGGATGTCGATATTGTAAGGCTTGAATTCACATTATTTCATTTGCTGAATGGTTTATGGGGGTTATTTCCTCAGCTGGATTGCGGTTGAAGATTGCGTTGGCTGTTATTTTCGAATAATATACCCTTAGGTGTATAGGTTAAGTGAATGAAATGGAGTGAACCCTAATGGACTACAATTATAATGAGGATTTAAAACGGCGCCTGAGAAGAATAGAAGGACAAGTGCGGGGAGTTCTGCGTCTGATGGATGAAGGAAAATCCTGCAAGGAAGTGGTAAGCCAGCTGTCAGCCGTCCGCAATGCGTCGGACCGGGCTATCGCCCAAATCGTAGCCGAAAATTTGCAGCAGTGCATTCTGGAGGAGCAATCGGCAGGCGGGAACACCGATAAAGTCGTGAAGGAAGCGATCGAGCTGCTGGTCAAAAGCCGGTAATAATTCAGATACTTTTTAAAATAGACAGGAGAGAGATTACGATGACAGGACGAGTAAGCAAGGAAATTTCGCCGCAAGAGCTATCCGCACGTTTAAAGAAGGGCGAGGCGGTCAAGATGCTGGACGTCCGTGAACCGGAAGAATGGGCGGCAGGCCATATTGAAGGAGCGAAGCATATTCCGCTTGGACAAGTCTTGGAGAGACTGCGTGAACTGGATGCGGACGAGGAGCTTATCGTAATTTGCCGCAGCGGCAACCGCAGCGGACTAGCCTGCGAGCTGCTGGAGGAGAAGGGCTTCAATGTCGTCAACATGACCGGCGGGCTGCTGGCTTGGGAAGACGAGTTGGTCTAAGCATATGTTTTTAGGCGAGTGAAGGATAGTGGGTTAGCCGAGACTGCTTTAAACCTTGGATATCAAGTTTAGTTTTAGCTAATAGAGTTTGGGAGGAAGAAATGCACATGTGGCTCATTGGTTTAATAATAGCCGGTTTAGCATACGTGCTGCTTCGCAATTTGCTGCCTGTAAAAGGGCTGGCCTATGTCGACGCCAACATTCTGCATAACGCTTCAGAGCTGCCGGAAGAGACGAGGATGCTCGATGTCCGGGACGAGGTGTTCTACCGGGAATGCCACGTACAAGGGGCGATCAACATTTCGATCGGTCGTCTTCCTTTCGTTTGGAGCAACGAACTGTCCCCGAGTGAGCCGATTCTGATTCTCTCAGACAGCAACATCAAGAGCAAGCGGGCGGCGCGCCTATTAAAAAGCCGGGGCTTCCGGCGAATATACGCTGTCCGTGGGCACTTCTGTGCGTAATAAGCAGCGAAAGCGTGGTTAACCATCATGGAGACAGGTACACTAATCAATATTTTATTCATTCTATTAGTTGTTTGGTTCGCATATACCCGTT from Paenibacillus woosongensis includes the following:
- a CDS encoding ABC transporter permease, which codes for MNKLLPIINFTFANKVKTKSFVVTTVIFALLLSIGIHVPYLIQLFSGNEGGTSSQIGLVYGNQPEIAASLEAFIDKQPDGKIKLVKYEQANDQALMHDMENGTIKGYLEFGEAEGLQFPKVMYTSKKNSMDLTLQSTLQPALENVKMQYVTRGSSLTEEQIAAISAPVIIEELKAEQAAGTGSAADANEGSKPAAINYVIVYGLIVLFFMTNMMTGNMIAAEVTSEKSSRIMEILVTSVSPLTQMFGKILGMFLVGLLQIAIFIAVVAINLALPYNQASLAELNLDLSQMDLSILLVGLIFYILGYFLYATLYAAVGSIVSRTEDLGQAVMPITMLSLAAFYVAMFSLSSPNSLLLKVCSYIPFVSPVTILLRYGAGDATLLEVGLSLLILIVAIVFFSWLAAKIYRTGVLLYGKRPTMKELRKAMKAYKI
- a CDS encoding TraB/GumN family protein — translated: MKNWKRSLLSLFISVGLLATAAPAMAAPQPASVKINNQNVEFATNAPIVDHGTTLVPLKSTLQAMNVELSDVQDDTIHVVIDGKEIALNSKTELINGETYAPIRIVGEAAGYKVHWNQQSRTVFLISEATGEGARGFMWEVKHGGNTVYLVGSMHIADDSFYPLRSEFEDAFAEADYLGVEIDLSKAADEANQKLILDMGMYQDGTTLKDHVSKETYAKLEDILQQNGLEPNAFDVFKPWVVESTISTLKSMQSGYEASAGIDLYFIQKAIERKLPVLELETYESQLSMLDGFSSELQEKNLNTALDNFDVSAELVDDMAAMWKSGDDQKLLEFTESMIEDPEYYKAMLTDRNIVMADKIDGYLKSDKKAEYFIVVGAAHFAGKDGIVQLLQDKGYSVVRK
- the thiE gene encoding thiamine phosphate synthase; its protein translation is MREFRLYAITDERSHPGRELAEVMEEAILGGADIVQLRDKHSERAAVLEKAKRLRELTRRYDVPLIINDYIDIALEVDADGIHLGQGDTPLPVARELVGGKIIGISTHAIEEALLAEQQGADYIGVGPIYPTATKADATPVTLSYVREVAEKIRIPFVAIGGIKLHNADEVIAAGATRICAVTEIVGSPDVKGTCEAFIRKLEQGGAHHGKYANR
- the thiS gene encoding sulfur carrier protein ThiS, whose translation is MENTQIVELKVNGVKHSLQAGTVQDVIAHFGLTGKPVIVEADGVILTPEQWADTTVSAGMVIELVHFVGGG
- a CDS encoding thiazole synthase, giving the protein MRDDVLRIGGRSLSSRFFIGTGLFPNPFVQKEAIQASGAEVLTFAIRRINLDAVEDDSILQHIEDGAFQYLPNTSGASTAEEAVRIARLARASGLSDWIKVEISADAKTLLPDPIETLRATEMLVKEGFTVLPYISDDPVICRRLEEAGAAAIMPGAAPIGTGLGILNPYNLGLIVEEAGVPVIVDAGLGTASDVTKAMELGVDGVLMNTPVAKAKDPVMMATAMKHAIEAGRLAYLSGRIARKKYASASSGLEQFILK
- a CDS encoding FAD-dependent oxidoreductase, which gives rise to MMQNIVIMGGGVIGLSCAFELRKRGHNITLLEIGKCGGQASGAAAGMLAPYSENLEEPDEFFRLCLDSLRLYPTWQAEISQMSGEAFEYANSGSLYAVYHEADILALEGRLLWQREFGSSGRIVEGEELRRIEPGISSEVKAGLYTPEESHIYAPHYVQALEHVCRNMGVRIFEHLESVDIVDWLPGPGKMPEQTQAPLALGQGQLFGLLQEQPQSLRREIVLQSKDGRKFPADRLIVCSGAWAQELSGTIALPLPIYPIRGQICAYDNARHTVRGMVFNNQGYVVAKNNGTVVCGASEDIAGFDTSVTEKGIERLRKWNKRLFPSLEGEIPFHQWAGLRPSTQDGRPLLGALEASDQIVFAAGHYRNGILLSPITAKIVADVIEGLKLPSYYPAFAPERFNHMMMR
- a CDS encoding sulfurtransferase TusA family protein codes for the protein MPIVKTKKAMDELNPGQVIEVQATDRGSLADIQGWAKNTGHQYLGTIEENNILRHYLRRSRPDEIKAEQKHPYVASNEDLQVKIAAKDAITILDVREPAEYAFGHIPGARSIPLGELELRAGELNPDEEIYVVCRTGSRSDLACQLLASKGFKQVKNVTPGMTDWKGTYGTGS
- a CDS encoding DsrE/DsrF/DrsH-like family protein produces the protein MSTKVAIIASNGGLFDAYKVFNIATASAATEAEVAIFFTFEGLNLIHKQGNQQLPLPAGKEHFAEGFKNANVPSIPELVSMAQELGVKLIACQMTMDVMNLKKEDFVDGIEVGGAVTFLDFAKDANVSLSF
- a CDS encoding MBL fold metallo-hydrolase translates to MSATISPLQTMTAGELTRRILNKEPLFILDVRNDSDAADWQIEGESIELINIPYFDLLEGVDAALEQLPEDKDVLVVCAKEGSSKFVAEQLVEAGRSRVYYLEGGMKAWSEHLEPVLIGKLQDGGSLYQFVRIGKGCLSYMVVSAEEAAVIDAVRMTDIYSAFAAEQGAAIKYALDTHLHADHISGGRKLAEQSGGTYWLPPKDAGEVTFDYEQLEEGEVVTVGNTKIEIQPVYSPGHTIGSTSFIIDNRYLLTGDILFVESIGRPDLAGQAEDWVGDLYTTLHERYKSLPDELIVLPAHFGKITELGEGGAVSARLGDLYKRNPGLQITAEAEFRRMVTENLPQHPNSYQEIRQTNMGKIHPDEEQQREMEIGPNRCAVHDK
- a CDS encoding sulfurtransferase TusA family protein yields the protein MCPMPIVKAKKALDELNPGEIMEVISTDKGSLNDFQAWVKQTNHELLKHSEKDGVYTFLVKKNE
- a CDS encoding sulfite exporter TauE/SafE family protein, producing MDFLLFIVMLMLGLIGSFFSGLLGIGGAIVSFPLLLFVPSAFGVANFTGQEVSSISMFQVFFASLAGVLTYLKNSKNQAAVIRKGLVVYMGAGILFGSLAGGLVSGYLDGRIINIIYGVLAIIAVILMLIPSKGKEGEATGQPIVFNRAFAVIISFLVGIVSGIVGAGGAFILIPVMLTVMKIPTRITIASSLAIVFISAVGGVAGKLTTAAIPWEATLITVIGSLLGAPFGSWLSARMNVKYLRYGLIVLIALTAIKVWMSIL
- a CDS encoding metal-sensitive transcriptional regulator; translation: MDYNYNEDLKRRLRRIEGQVRGVLRLMDEGKSCKEVVSQLSAVRNASDRAIAQIVAENLQQCILEEQSAGGNTDKVVKEAIELLVKSR
- a CDS encoding rhodanese-like domain-containing protein gives rise to the protein MTGRVSKEISPQELSARLKKGEAVKMLDVREPEEWAAGHIEGAKHIPLGQVLERLRELDADEELIVICRSGNRSGLACELLEEKGFNVVNMTGGLLAWEDELV
- a CDS encoding rhodanese-like domain-containing protein, encoding MHMWLIGLIIAGLAYVLLRNLLPVKGLAYVDANILHNASELPEETRMLDVRDEVFYRECHVQGAINISIGRLPFVWSNELSPSEPILILSDSNIKSKRAARLLKSRGFRRIYAVRGHFCA